A DNA window from Betta splendens chromosome 6, fBetSpl5.4, whole genome shotgun sequence contains the following coding sequences:
- the mlc1 gene encoding membrane protein MLC1 isoform X1 encodes MQREDLSAREEFTYSPMPSLERGGGGGGGTLGRRGDRGAERRPDRGERDSYTVDVRASDLQLAQPEPPRHPCFSCRAWLYSVLIGGSLFITSGFSLYLGNLFPVAMDYLRCAAGSGLPAAIASFAIAKNRRISVSDFQVVFVSTFAVTTTCLVWFGCKLVLNPSAININFNLILMIVLEVLMASTVILSARSAEDCCCHRKPVAYDRPVVITPAVFPTRVLKAYSVIEVIVGISAVFGGIIALNMDALLPGPFLSVTFFWILVACFPTAIASHVVSEYPNKYLVEVLIAISSVTSPLLFSASGFLSCSVISFIEIFLRDVPTAKQSYDILLLILMVLLLVQAVLTSATVVHCASYKSQLRMGSPECDDRMHTHYCEQQTPNGTLQDFDKDRAWKAVVVQMAQ; translated from the exons ATGCAGCGCGAGGACCTGTCAGCCCGGGAGGAGTTCACCTACAGCCCCATGCCCAGCCTggagcgaggcggcggcggcggcggcggcacgcTGGGCCGGCGGGGGGACAGGGGGGCGGAGAGGAGGCCGGACCGGGGCGAGAGGGACAGCTACACGGTGGACGTGAGGGCCAGCGACCTGCAGCTGGCCCAGCCGGAGCCGCCGAGGCACCCGTGCTTCAGCTGCAGGGCCTGGCTCTACAGCGTCCTCATAGGG gggAGTCTGTTCATCACATCTGGTTTCTCTCTGTACCTGGGGAATCTGTTTCCCGTTGCCATGGACTACCTGCGCTGTGCTGCCGGCTCT GGCCTCCCTGCAGCCATCGCCAGTTTTGCGATTGCCAAGAACAGACGCATTTCA GTGTCAGACTTCCAGGTGGTGTTCGTGTccacttttgccgtgaccaccaCCTGCCTGGTTTGGTTCGGTTGCAAACTGGTCCTGAACCCGTCGGCCATCAAC ATCAACTTCAACCTCATCCTGATGATcgtgctggaggtgctgatgGCCAGCACTGTCATCCTGTCGGCCCGCTCGGCGGAGGACTGCTGCTGCCACAGGAAG CCGGTGGCATATGACAGACCTGTGGTTATAACGCCTGCAGTCTTCCCGACTCGAGTCCTCAAGGCATATTCC GTCATCGAGGTGATTGTGGGGATCTCAGCTGTTTTCGGAGGCATAATTGCCCTCAACATGGATGCCTTGCTGCCCGGCCCCTTCCTGTCGGTCACATTTTTCTGGATCCTGGTGGCC TGTTTTCCCACCGCTATTGCAAGTCACGTGGTCTCAGAGTACCCCAACAAATACCTG GTGGAGGTGCTGATTGCCATCAGCAGCGTGACGTCTCCCCTGCTCTTTTCTGCCTCTGGCTTCCTCTCTTGCAGTGTGATCAGCTTTATTGAAATTTTTCTGCGTGACGTGCCTACAGCCAAG CAATCCTAcgacatcctgctgctgattctcatggtgctgctgctggtgcaggcAGTTCTGACTTCGGCCACTGTGGTGCACTGTGCCTCCTACAAGAGTCAGCTCCGCATGGGGTCTCCAGAGTGTGACGACCGCATGCACACCCATTACTGCGAG CAGCAAACACCTAATGGAACGCTGCAGGATTTCGATAAGGACAGAGCCTGGAAAGCAGTTGTGGTTCAAATGGCCCAATAA
- the mlc1 gene encoding membrane protein MLC1 isoform X2 has protein sequence MQREDLSAREEFTYSPMPSLERGGGGGGGTLGRRGDRGAERRPDRGERDSYTVDVRASDLQLAQPEPPRHPCFSCRAWLYSVLIGGSLFITSGFSLYLGNLFPVAMDYLRCAAGSGLPAAIASFAIAKNRRISVSDFQVVFVSTFAVTTTCLVWFGCKLVLNPSAININFNLILMIVLEVLMASTVILSARSAEDCCCHRKPVAYDRPVVITPAVFPTRVLKAYSVIEVIVGISAVFGGIIALNMDALLPGPFLSVTFFWILVACFPTAIASHVVSEYPNKYLVEVLIAISSVTSPLLFSASGFLSCSVISFIEIFLRDVPTAKQSYDILLLILMVLLLVQAVLTSATVVHCASYKSQLRMGSPECDDRMHTHYCEQTPNGTLQDFDKDRAWKAVVVQMAQ, from the exons ATGCAGCGCGAGGACCTGTCAGCCCGGGAGGAGTTCACCTACAGCCCCATGCCCAGCCTggagcgaggcggcggcggcggcggcggcacgcTGGGCCGGCGGGGGGACAGGGGGGCGGAGAGGAGGCCGGACCGGGGCGAGAGGGACAGCTACACGGTGGACGTGAGGGCCAGCGACCTGCAGCTGGCCCAGCCGGAGCCGCCGAGGCACCCGTGCTTCAGCTGCAGGGCCTGGCTCTACAGCGTCCTCATAGGG gggAGTCTGTTCATCACATCTGGTTTCTCTCTGTACCTGGGGAATCTGTTTCCCGTTGCCATGGACTACCTGCGCTGTGCTGCCGGCTCT GGCCTCCCTGCAGCCATCGCCAGTTTTGCGATTGCCAAGAACAGACGCATTTCA GTGTCAGACTTCCAGGTGGTGTTCGTGTccacttttgccgtgaccaccaCCTGCCTGGTTTGGTTCGGTTGCAAACTGGTCCTGAACCCGTCGGCCATCAAC ATCAACTTCAACCTCATCCTGATGATcgtgctggaggtgctgatgGCCAGCACTGTCATCCTGTCGGCCCGCTCGGCGGAGGACTGCTGCTGCCACAGGAAG CCGGTGGCATATGACAGACCTGTGGTTATAACGCCTGCAGTCTTCCCGACTCGAGTCCTCAAGGCATATTCC GTCATCGAGGTGATTGTGGGGATCTCAGCTGTTTTCGGAGGCATAATTGCCCTCAACATGGATGCCTTGCTGCCCGGCCCCTTCCTGTCGGTCACATTTTTCTGGATCCTGGTGGCC TGTTTTCCCACCGCTATTGCAAGTCACGTGGTCTCAGAGTACCCCAACAAATACCTG GTGGAGGTGCTGATTGCCATCAGCAGCGTGACGTCTCCCCTGCTCTTTTCTGCCTCTGGCTTCCTCTCTTGCAGTGTGATCAGCTTTATTGAAATTTTTCTGCGTGACGTGCCTACAGCCAAG CAATCCTAcgacatcctgctgctgattctcatggtgctgctgctggtgcaggcAGTTCTGACTTCGGCCACTGTGGTGCACTGTGCCTCCTACAAGAGTCAGCTCCGCATGGGGTCTCCAGAGTGTGACGACCGCATGCACACCCATTACTGCGAG CAAACACCTAATGGAACGCTGCAGGATTTCGATAAGGACAGAGCCTGGAAAGCAGTTGTGGTTCAAATGGCCCAATAA
- the panx2 gene encoding pannexin-2, whose translation MQNILDQNLDMATALLAGEKLKELILPGSSQDEKGGALAGLMVQLKLELPFDRVVTIGTVIIPILLVTLVFTRNFAEESIYCYTPHNFTRDQALYARGYCWTELRDAVPGAEPHLWPSLLEHKFLPYALLAFAGIMYIPALGWEFLASTRLTSELNFLLQEIDNCYHRAAEGRAPKIEKQIQSKGPGITERERREIIENAEKEKSPEQNLFEKYLERRGQSNFLAKLYLARHLAIICLSSIPISYLSAYYAHQRQNEFTCALGEPPDISSYSELKLRVNCKLPAVQLQRIMAAVDIALLCTMNLIILLNLLHLFVVRKSNFVFDKLHKVGIKTRRRWQKSQFCDINILAMFCNENRDHIKSLNRLDFITNESDLMYDNVVRQLLAALAQSNHDATPTVRESGIQTIDPNMDPSDLGVGVMGSEPLVIKRPRKKIKWIPSSNPLPQSFKEPLTLTRLENNTKPEKPKPLRRKTVADGFIPPLLDSKGTQYPATKDLSGMEKKHNRNFSLDVHPYMLTIRKPKVEATIAEPLPSEHSIDTVFLEGTHTIVHVSGAITETKVCSQESTATAFSTVALPTTTYVNGVSPNPPSSEDALSPKCSPPPEEPLTQAESIESQPPPLTRAPTHQLLSIHHTLFEQEEDKENLRDRLPERPGELIAAGEC comes from the exons ATGCAGAACATCCTTGATCAGAACTTAGACATGGCCACAGCCCTGCTTGCCGgcgagaagctgaaggagctcATCCTGCCGGGCTCCTCTCAGGACGAGAAGGGCGGAGCGCTGGCCGGACTCATGGTGCAGCTCAAGCTGGAGCTGCCCTTCGATCGCGTCGTCACTATAGGCACGGTCATCATCCCCATCCTGCTGGTGACGCTTGTCTTCACCCGGAACTTTGCAG AGGAGTCCATCTACTGTTACACACCGCACAACTTCACCAGAGACCAGGCGCTGTACGCACGGGGCTACTGCTGGACGGAGCTGCGTGACGCCGTGCCCGGGGCGGAGCCGCACCTCTGGCCCTCGCTGTTGGAGCACAAGTTCCTGCCCTACGCCCTGCTGGCCTTCGCCGGCATCATGTACATTCCGGCTTTGGGCTGGGAGTTCCTCGCCTCCACGCGGCTCACCTCGGAGCTCAATTTTCTCCTCCAGGAGATTGATAACTGCTATCACCGGGCTGCCGAGGGCCGGGCCCCGAAGATTGAGAAGCAGATCCAATCCAAAGGGCCCGGCATCACcgagcgagagaggagggagattaTAGAGAACGCCGAGAAGGAGAAGAGCCCCGAGCAGAACCTGTTTGAGAAATACTTGGAGAGACGGGGCCAGAGTAACTTTCTGGCTAAACTGTACCTGGCACGCCACCTGGCTatcatctgcctcagctccattCCCATTTCCTACCTGAGCGCCTACTACGCCCATCAGAGGCAGAATGAGTTCACCTGTGCACTGGGGGAGCCCCCAGACATCAGCAGCTATTCAGAGCTGAAGCTCAGGGTGAACTGTAAGCTGCCcgcggtgcagctgcagcgcatCATGGCAGCGGTGGACATCGCTCTGCTCTGCACCATGAACCTCATCATTCTGCTCAACCTGCTGCACTTGTTCGTGGTTCGAAAGTCCAACTTTGTGTTCGACAAGCTGCACAAGGTCGGCATCAAAACGCGGCGGCGCTGGCAGAAGTCCCAGTTTTGTGACATCAACATCTTGGCCATGTTCTGCAACGAGAACAGGGACCACATCAAGTCGCTCAACCGCCTGGACTTCATCACCAATGAGAGCGACCTCATGTACGACAACGTGGTCAGGCAGCTGCTGGCCGCTCTGGCGCAGTCCAACCACGACGCAACACCCACTGTGAGGGAGTCTGGCATCCAGACCATCGATCCCAATATGGACCCCTCTGACCTGGGAGTGGGAGTGATGGGCAGCGAGCCACTGGTAATCAAACGGCCACGCAAGAAGATTAAATGGATCCCAAGTTCAAATCCTCTTCCTCAGTCTTTTAAG GAACCTCTGACCTTGACACGACTGGAAAACAACACCAAGCCTGAAAAACCCAAACCACTCAGACGAAAGACTGTGGCAGACGGCTTCATCCCTCCACTGCTGGACAGTAAGGGCACACAGTATCCAGCAACAAAag ATCTCAGCGGGATGGAGAAAAAGCACAATCGCAACTTCTCTCTAGATGTCCACCCGTACATGCTGACCATCCGGAAACCCAAGGTGGAGGCTACGATTGCGGAGCCGCTTCCGTCAGAGCACAGCATAGACACGGTGTTCCTGGAGGGCACGCACACTATTGTTCACGTGTCTGGTGCCATTACAG AAACTAAGGTTTGCTCTCAAGAGTCGACCGCCACTGCCTTTTCTACAGTGGCGCTGCCCACGACGACGTACGTAAACGGCGTGAGCCCGAACCCGCCATCCAGCGAGGACGCCCTCAGCCCCAAGTGCTCCCCTCCTCCAGAGGAGCCGCTCACCCAGGCAGAGAGCATCGAGTCTCAGCCGCCACCCCTGACCAGAGCCCCCACACACCAGCTGCTGAGTATACACCACACTCTGtttgagcaggaggaggataaGGAGAATCTCAGAGACAGGCTGCCGGAGAGACCCGGGGAGCTCATCGCCGCCGGGGAATGTTGA
- the trabd gene encoding traB domain-containing protein isoform X1 — MDQDNKSEDESVGPSEDASEEELPCLPPGLSDGEAMELLWQLRAQRRQASPKLPETVTRLTAPDGSILYLVGTAHFSDSSKNDVAMTIRAVQPDVVVVELCQYRVSMLKMDENTLLREAKEINLDKVQQAIKQNGLMSGLMQILLLKVSAHITEQLGMAPGGEFREAFKEAGRVPFCKFHLGDRPIPVTFKRAIAALSLWQKARLAWGLCFLSDPISLSYFSKEDVEKCKQKDLLEQTMSEMIGEFPALHQTIVAERDIYLTHTLRQATCSVEAPPNAQKVPAVVVGVVGMGHVPGIEKNWEKQLNINEIMSVAPPSRFGWVLRMVTRGVMVGMLGYACYYAGGSVGRALLSSRAVKSVLETLRPPRA, encoded by the exons atggACCAAGACAACAAATCAGAG GATGAGTCAGTCGGCCCATCAGAAGATGCTTCGGAAGAGGAGCTGCCTTGCCTTCCTCCAGGGCTCT cTGATGGTGAAGCGATGGAGCTTCTCTGGCAGTTGCGAGCGCAGCGTCGCCAGGCGTCTCCTAAGCTCCCAGAGACGGTGACTCGCCTTACTGCCCCAGATGGCAGCATCCTGTACCTGGTGGGCACTGCACACTTCAGCGACAGCAGCAAAAACGACGTTGCCATG ACAATACGCGCTGTGCAGCCAGACGTTGTGGTGGTGGAGCTATGTCAGTACAGGGTGTCCATGTTGAAGATGGACGAGAACACGCTGCTGAGGGAAGCCAAAGAAATCAACCTGGATAAGGTTCAGCAGGCCATCAAACAG AATGGGCTAATGTCTGGTCTGATGCAGATTCTCCTGCTCAAGGTTTCAGCTCACATTACAGAACAGCTGGGCATGGCTCCTGGAGGAGAGTTCAGGGAGGCCTTCAAAGAG GCTGGACGTGTGCCGTTCTGCAAATTTCATCTTGGAGACAGGCCAATTCCTGTGACGTTTAAGAGGGCTATTGCTGCTCTCAGTCTGTGGCAGAAGGCCCGTCTAGCCTGGggtctttgttttctgtcagaTCCAATCAG TCTGTCATATTTCAGCAAAGAAGACGTTGAAAAGTGCAAACAGAAGGACCTTCTGGAGCAGACTATGTCAGAGATGATTGGCGAGTTTCCTGCCCTCCACCAGACCATTGTGGCTGAAAGAGACATctacctcacacacacgctccgcCAGGCTACATGCAGTGTGGAGGCCCCCCCTAATGCCCAGA AGGTGCCTGCTGTGGTGGTAGGAGTAGTGGGGATGGGTCATGTCCCTGGCATAGAAAAAAACTGGGAGAAGCAGCTCAACATTAATGAAATCATGAG CGTTGCTCCTCCCTCACGGTTTGGCTGGGTACTGCGCATGGTCACGAGGGGCGTCATGGTGGGCATGCTGGGATACGCCTGTTACTATGCTGGAGGGAGCGTTGGTAGAGCCCTGCTGTCTTCAAGAGCAGTAAAGTCTGTGCTGGAGACTCTACGGCCACCCCGTGCTTGA
- the trabd gene encoding traB domain-containing protein isoform X2, translated as MDQDNKSEDESVGPSEDASEEELPCLPPGLSDGEAMELLWQLRAQRRQASPKLPETVTRLTAPDGSILYLVGTAHFSDSSKNDVAMTIRAVQPDVVVVELCQYRVSMLKMDENTLLREAKEINLDKVQQAIKQNGLMSGLMQILLLKVSAHITEQLGMAPGGEFREAFKEAGRVPFCKFHLGDRPIPVTFKRAIAALSLWQKARLAWGLCFLSDPISKEDVEKCKQKDLLEQTMSEMIGEFPALHQTIVAERDIYLTHTLRQATCSVEAPPNAQKVPAVVVGVVGMGHVPGIEKNWEKQLNINEIMSVAPPSRFGWVLRMVTRGVMVGMLGYACYYAGGSVGRALLSSRAVKSVLETLRPPRA; from the exons atggACCAAGACAACAAATCAGAG GATGAGTCAGTCGGCCCATCAGAAGATGCTTCGGAAGAGGAGCTGCCTTGCCTTCCTCCAGGGCTCT cTGATGGTGAAGCGATGGAGCTTCTCTGGCAGTTGCGAGCGCAGCGTCGCCAGGCGTCTCCTAAGCTCCCAGAGACGGTGACTCGCCTTACTGCCCCAGATGGCAGCATCCTGTACCTGGTGGGCACTGCACACTTCAGCGACAGCAGCAAAAACGACGTTGCCATG ACAATACGCGCTGTGCAGCCAGACGTTGTGGTGGTGGAGCTATGTCAGTACAGGGTGTCCATGTTGAAGATGGACGAGAACACGCTGCTGAGGGAAGCCAAAGAAATCAACCTGGATAAGGTTCAGCAGGCCATCAAACAG AATGGGCTAATGTCTGGTCTGATGCAGATTCTCCTGCTCAAGGTTTCAGCTCACATTACAGAACAGCTGGGCATGGCTCCTGGAGGAGAGTTCAGGGAGGCCTTCAAAGAG GCTGGACGTGTGCCGTTCTGCAAATTTCATCTTGGAGACAGGCCAATTCCTGTGACGTTTAAGAGGGCTATTGCTGCTCTCAGTCTGTGGCAGAAGGCCCGTCTAGCCTGGggtctttgttttctgtcagaTCCAATCAG CAAAGAAGACGTTGAAAAGTGCAAACAGAAGGACCTTCTGGAGCAGACTATGTCAGAGATGATTGGCGAGTTTCCTGCCCTCCACCAGACCATTGTGGCTGAAAGAGACATctacctcacacacacgctccgcCAGGCTACATGCAGTGTGGAGGCCCCCCCTAATGCCCAGA AGGTGCCTGCTGTGGTGGTAGGAGTAGTGGGGATGGGTCATGTCCCTGGCATAGAAAAAAACTGGGAGAAGCAGCTCAACATTAATGAAATCATGAG CGTTGCTCCTCCCTCACGGTTTGGCTGGGTACTGCGCATGGTCACGAGGGGCGTCATGGTGGGCATGCTGGGATACGCCTGTTACTATGCTGGAGGGAGCGTTGGTAGAGCCCTGCTGTCTTCAAGAGCAGTAAAGTCTGTGCTGGAGACTCTACGGCCACCCCGTGCTTGA
- the selenoo1 gene encoding selenoprotein O1, which translates to MAYLGPRLGLSRTLLPGVSGSRLLGSVVMDDMGLVTSRSPLERLPFDNVALRKLPLDPCEDAGVRQVKGACFSRVKPQPLTEPRFVAVSHEALALLGLDGERVVSDPLAAEYLSGSKVMPGSEPAAHCYCGHQFGQFAGQLGDGAACYLGEVRAPPDLDQALLQENPSGRWEIQVKGAGLTPYSRQADGRKVLRSSIREFLCSEAMFFLGVPTTRAGSVVTSDSRVMRDVYYSGNPRYERCSVVLRIAPTFLRFGSFEIFKPADEFTGRQGPSYGRDEIRAQMMDYVIEMFYPEIQQAHSDRVERNVAFFREVVLRTARLVAQWQCVGFCHGVLNTDNMSILGLTLDYGPYGFMDRFDPDFICNASDNSGRYSYQAQPAVCRWNLVKLAEALAPELPPDRAKAVLDEYMSLYNESYLENMRKKLGLLKKEEPEDENLITELLQTMHNTGADFTNTFRSLSQISCPSDGESDEGENAVKQAIELLLEQCASLEELKAANKPTMDPRELAMLVSMAQSNPALFHMISDRMTLGRQLDRLGRLKDLMETSQEELRAKHAEEWTQWLQLYRKRLARELDGQSDVRVAQEERVRVMDSTNPRVVLRNYIAQNAIEAAENGDFTEVRRVLTVLKRPYSSQPGLELPASVGGGGGTVPGERDEAEEQQEAASASTARHPVPYDSKPPAWATEICVTUSS; encoded by the exons ATGGCCTATTTAGGACCTCGGCTCGGATTGTCACGCACCCTTCTCCCCGGTGTGTCCGGGTCCAGGCTCCTCGGCTCGGTCGTTATGGACGACATGGGCCTGGTCACGAGCCGCTCCCCGCTGGAGCGACTCCCCTTCGACAACGTCGCCCTGAGGAAACTCCCGCTGGACCCGTGCGAGGACGCGGGGGTGCGGCAGGTGAAGGGCGCGTGCTTCTCCCGCGTGAAGCCGCAGCCGCTGACCGAGCCTCGGTTCGTGGCCGTGTCGCACGAAGCCCTGGCGCTGCTCGGGCTCGACGGGGAGCGGGTCGTGAGCGATCCGCTCGCAGCGGAGTACCTGAGCGGCTCCAAAGTCATGCCCGGGTCCGAGCCCGCCGCGCACTGCTACTGCGGGCACCAGTTTGGCCAGTTCGCCGGGCAGCTGGGCGACGGGGCGGCCTGCTACCTGGGGGAGGTGAGAGCGCCACCCGATCTGGAccaggcgctgctgcaggaaaaccCCAGCGGCCGGTGGGAGATACAGGTGAAGGGGGCTGGACTCACGCCTTACTCCAG ACAAGCTGATGGTCGGAAGGTGCTGCGCTCCAGCATAAGAGAATTCCTCTGCAGCGAGGCCATGTTCTTCCTGGGCGTCCCCACCACCAGAGCCGGCTCTGTCGTGACCTCCGACAGCAGGGTCATGCGCGACGTGTACTACAGCGGGAACCCTCGTTACGAGAGATGCTCCGTGGTGCTCCGCATCGCTCCCACCTTCCTCAG GTTTGGATCGTTTGAAATCTTCAAGCCGGCGGATGAGTTCACGGGCCGCCAGGGTCCCAGTTATGGGCGCGACGAAATCCGAGCACAAATGATGGACTACGTCATCGAAATGTTTTATCCCGAGATCCAGCAAGCTCACTCCGACCGAGTGGAAAGGAACGTGGCTTTCTTCAGGGAG GTGGTGCTTCGTACGGCCCGACTCGTTGCCCAGTGGCAGTGTGTAGGGTTCTGTCACGGGGTCCTGAATACAGACAACATGAGCATTCTGGGACTCACGCTGGACTACGGTCCGTATGGCTTCATGGACAG GTTTGATCCAGACTTCATTTGCAACGCCTCCGACAACTCTGGCCGTTACTCCTACCAGGCCCAGCCGGCCGTCTGCAGGTGGAACCTGGTGAAGCTGGCAGAGGCTCTTGCTCCAGAGCTGCCCCCAGACCGTGCGAAGGCGGTTCTGGACGAGTACATGAGCCTGTACAATGAATCCTACCTCGAAAACATGAGGAAGAAACTGGGCTTACTGAAGAAGGAAGAGCCCGAGGATGAGAACctgatcacagagctgctgcagaccaTGCACAACACAG GTGCTGACTTTACCAACACCTTCCGCAGTTTGAGTCAGATTTCTTGTCccagtgatggggaaagtgatGAAGGAGAGAATGCTGTCAAACAAGCCATAGAGCTGCTGTTGGAACAGTGTGCATCCTTAGAGGAGCTTAAAGCTGCCAACAAGCCCACGATGGATCCACG TGAGTTGGCCATGCTGGTCTCTATGGCTCAGAGCAACCCAGCGCTGTTCCACATGATCTCAGACAGGATGACGTTAGGGAGGCAATTAGACCGACTCGGCAGGCTGAAGGACCTGATGGAGACCAGTCAGGAAGAGCTGAGAGCTAAACACGCTGAGGAGTGGACCCAGTGGCTACAGCTCTACAG GAAGCGTCTGGCCCGCGAGTTGGACGGCCAGAGTGACGTGCGTGTCGcgcaggaggagagggtgagggtGATGGACAGCACCAACCCTCGCGTGGTGCTCAGAAACTACATTGCCCAGAATGCAATAGAGGCTGCGGAGAACGGAGACTTCACTGAG GTCCGGCGGGTCCTTACGGTTCTGAAGCGGCCGTACTCGTCGCAGCCAGGCCTGGAGCTTCCTGCCTCGGTGGGTGGAGGCGGCGGCACCGTcccaggagagagagacgaggcaGAGGAACAGCAAGAGGCAGCGTCTGCATCCACAGCCAGACATCCTGTGCCCTATGACAGCAAGCCCCCGGCCTGGGCCACTGAGATCTGCGTCACCTGATCTTCATAG